The Mangrovivirga cuniculi genomic sequence TGCAAATAAAATCATTGTAAAATAACCAAGTAATCTTCTCATAATCGTAAAAATTTAATTAATTAAAAAAATATGAAATACTTAAATCGATAAAATGCATTTTAAAATCATCCAGCGGATATTGAGGTGCCTCTTGGGCTGCATCACTCGCTCCCAACACTCCGAAAACCTCATTATTATTCATTGTGTTATCATCAAATAGTGCCGGAGAAGTAGTATTATACATGGATGATCCTGTAAGAGGCAAGTGATACCTGATATGAAGGTCAAAATTAGTTCCACCAAGATTGATTGTTTTTCCTGTACCGATCAAAAAGTTTAATCTGCTTTTATTAAAAGAATCCAATTCTCCTATTATACCTTCCTGATCTACTGCAGCATTACCTATAAATTCTGTTTCGTTTGATTCAATTTCAGGACTTCCAAAGATATTCCATTCGAAACCTGCATGTACCGATGGTTTATCTTCACCAAACGAATAGTGAAGAGTCACTGGAATTGCTATTCTCGAAGAGCTTATCTTAGCTTCAGATATTACTGTAGATTCGATATCGGCAAAATCAATGTTAATATTACTTTGCTGGTAATTGTAAGATAATTCACCGTTTAAAGAAAGGTTAGAGCTTAATTGATAAGACCCAACTACTCCAAGTCCGATGGTTATTCCCGGCTTATAACTGACATCCCATTGTGTGATCTCCACGTCATTGTTTAACTGGTAGTCAAAGTTATCTTTTAGGTTACCAGAGCTTACCCAGGATGTTCCTACATTTAATTTGGCCCCGATTTCGATCTGACTGTAACCTTCGAAGGCAAGAATCACCATAGCCGCTGTAAAAAATATTATTCTGTTTATCATGATTAAAAAATTAATTTAATTAAAAGTTGACTGTTTTATTTATGCCGGTAAAAAAGACGATGTAAGTTCTTCCTCTTCAACAAAAATTATTGGCTTCTGTACTTCTCTTGTCTTCATTTTCATAGCGCTTAAAAAGTTTAATGGTTAAAAAATTCACCTTTAAATTCTCTATCTATAATTTTTCAAATATTACAGTGGGAATATTCTCATCATCGTGATTCTCTAATTCTATATTTACATCTGAATATTCTACTACCTCCCACTCCTCTATTAATAGATTAAGTATTCCTTCTTCGTCTTCGAATTCTATATCCAGTTCAAGTGTGCCAGTGTCACCATAACTTTCCCATGACCCGATCATTGAATCGGCATCTTTGGTAGCAATTAAAAGCTCATCATTTCCGAAATTAAATATCCAGTTATTGAATAATTCAGTCTGATCGTTTTCATCAAAGAAATAAGTGATTTCCCACTGACCTGATATCAATAATGAATCAATTTCTTCCGTATCAACATAATCGTCATTAAAATTCATGTCATCATCTTCGTCACATGTATCCTCAGAATCATCAATTAGCTCTTCTAATTCAATATTGTTATTTACCTCAACAGTTGAACCATCAGACAGAATCATAGTGAGAGGAAATGCCAGGCTGACGAAATAATCGTCTTCCAGATTGTCTATAAAGAGGTGAAAGTTTTTATCTGTATCAATTGTGATATTTTCAAGGAATTGATTTTGTGTAGCATAGATTGTTACTTCTAAAGGATATTCAAAATCTATACATTCGATATCATCATCAAACCCTTCTTCAATACATTCATCAACCAGATCTTCTAATGCTTCTTCATCATTAATAATTATTTCCGAATGATCGCTCAAAATGACAGTTACAGGAAATACTATATTGATTTCATCATCATCATCGTCATATCGATCGATAATTTTTTCTACAACTTCATAATCATCTTCAGAATTTACAATGATCTCATTGCCATTTACTATGACAGTAACAGGCAATTCCAGGGAAATACAACTCCCTCCGGTAATAATGTTATCATCCGATCCATCTTTATAAGTTACCCGTTTAATTTGATTTGCAATTTCAGATTTTGAAGTGAAAGCTTCATCATCTGATGGATTCTGAATATCTACAGTCTCCTCCTGGCAGCTATATAATGTTGCTGTGAAAAGTAAAATGATGTGTATAAATATTTTCTTCATTTTTTTTTGCCTTGTGATTATAAAACCGATGACACAGGAAAACTCCTACCTCACTAAGAAAAAAAAATAATATTTCTCTTTAACAAGTATATTGGCTTACTTTAATAAACACACTATATAAGATTGCCGGTTTATGAATATTGATCTACATGATAATGTCTGTAAAGAAGAGCTCTTCAAGCAATTGTTTGATGAGCATTCGCCCGATCTTTATAAATTTCTTTACTATAAATATGGATCAGAAAATAATCCTAATGACCTTGTGCAGGAGGCATTTTTGAAATTATGGGATAATTGTAAAAAGGTAAAGCCGGCCAAAGCAAGATCTTTTCTTTTTACTGTTGCTAATAATTTAATGCTTAATGAGTTATCCAAGAAAAAGACGCGGATCAATTATTCTAAAGAAGATCATAAGACCCATTCTGAAGAATCTCCGGAGTACGTTTACCGTGAAAATGAATACATGGAACAATTGCAAAAGGCGTTAGAAGAACTTACAGAAGAACAAAGGGTGACATTCTTAATGAATCGTGTAGAAGGAAAAAAGCATCAGGAAATAGCTGATATGCTGGGCATTTCCCGTAAGGCTGTCGAAAAAAGAATATATACTGCCTTGCGTATTTTAAGAGAAAAAGTGGAAGGTCTTTAAAAAAAATGAAACTACCGGTAGGAATTTTAATATTTCATCGGTTGTATTAATGATAATAATCTGAAAATATGTCAGAAAACTATATAGAAAAATGGCTTAATGGTGAACTGAGTGAACAGGAGAAGCTGGAGTTTGAAAATAGCCCTGAGTTTGAATCTCTTAAAAAGCTTACTTCCTCAATTGATAAATTTAAAGCCCCTGAATTGAATAAGGAAAAAGAATGGCAACGAATTAAAGGATCCATTCAAGAACGTTCTCATCAGGAGACTAAAAAATCTGTTCAATGGTTCCCGACATTTATTAAGGTTGCTGCAGCCATAGCACTTCTTGTCACAGCATATATTTACTTTTTCTCCAACAATATTACGACGGTCTCAACCTCCATCGCTGAAAAGAAAACTGTGGTTTTACCTGATTCATCGATTGTAATATTAAATTCTTTATCGAGTATCTCTTACAACGATAATAACTGGGAAAACCAAAGGGAAGTGAAAATGGAGGGAGAAGCACTATTTACGGTGAGAAAAGGTTCTAAATTTGAAGTAGAAGCCTCTTCCGGTAAAATCAAAGTCCTGGGTACTCAGTTTAATGTGAGAGAGAGAGAATCTCTTTTTGAAGTGATCTGCTACGAAGGATTAGTTCAGGTTAACAAAGACGATGAAGAGGTAAAACTTACTCCTAATAAAATATTCAGGTCATTTGGCGGTGATTATTCGTTAGATGAAAAAATTGGGCTGACACCTCATTTAGCAACAGATGAAAGTGCATTTTATAGTGTTCCGGTAAAAGAAGTTTTAAATGAATTTGAAAGACAATACGAGGTGAATATTTCAGTAAAAGATATTAATCTTCAACAGGATTTTACTGGTAAATTCACG encodes the following:
- a CDS encoding RNA polymerase sigma factor, which encodes MNIDLHDNVCKEELFKQLFDEHSPDLYKFLYYKYGSENNPNDLVQEAFLKLWDNCKKVKPAKARSFLFTVANNLMLNELSKKKTRINYSKEDHKTHSEESPEYVYRENEYMEQLQKALEELTEEQRVTFLMNRVEGKKHQEIADMLGISRKAVEKRIYTALRILREKVEGL
- a CDS encoding outer membrane beta-barrel protein, which codes for MINRIIFFTAAMVILAFEGYSQIEIGAKLNVGTSWVSSGNLKDNFDYQLNNDVEITQWDVSYKPGITIGLGVVGSYQLSSNLSLNGELSYNYQQSNINIDFADIESTVISEAKISSSRIAIPVTLHYSFGEDKPSVHAGFEWNIFGSPEIESNETEFIGNAAVDQEGIIGELDSFNKSRLNFLIGTGKTINLGGTNFDLHIRYHLPLTGSSMYNTTSPALFDDNTMNNNEVFGVLGASDAAQEAPQYPLDDFKMHFIDLSISYFFN
- a CDS encoding FecR family protein — translated: MSENYIEKWLNGELSEQEKLEFENSPEFESLKKLTSSIDKFKAPELNKEKEWQRIKGSIQERSHQETKKSVQWFPTFIKVAAAIALLVTAYIYFFSNNITTVSTSIAEKKTVVLPDSSIVILNSLSSISYNDNNWENQREVKMEGEALFTVRKGSKFEVEASSGKIKVLGTQFNVRERESLFEVICYEGLVQVNKDDEEVKLTPNKIFRSFGGDYSLDEKIGLTPHLATDESAFYSVPVKEVLNEFERQYEVNISVKDINLQQDFTGKFTHTDIDLALKSITVPLDISYEIEGEKVILTKK